Proteins from a genomic interval of Hydrogenophaga sp. PAMC20947:
- a CDS encoding RNA pseudouridine synthase has product MNQAARPEPQRLAKRLANQLPCSRSDAESYIAGGWVRVDGQVVEEPMARVHDAQVVTLDAKAKLESLDAVTLIWHKPSGQALPDGEIVPDEWAGQLMTQATRFKGDRSGVRTLKAHLHKLLSVAPMEPRDSGLMVFTQNVGVARKVSDTSSQIEHEWQVRIRGEAGLQDDAERRDAIIQSLQKTVFFDGWALPKAKASWQSELRLRMAIKGAVPGQVVHLCKRAGVQITGMERMRLGRIGLAGLPVGEWRYLLGYERF; this is encoded by the coding sequence ATGAACCAAGCTGCACGGCCCGAGCCACAGCGTCTGGCCAAGCGGCTGGCGAACCAGCTGCCGTGCTCGCGCAGCGATGCCGAGAGCTATATCGCCGGCGGCTGGGTGCGCGTGGATGGGCAAGTGGTTGAAGAGCCCATGGCACGCGTACACGATGCGCAGGTGGTCACGCTGGATGCCAAAGCCAAGCTGGAAAGCCTCGATGCCGTCACGCTCATCTGGCACAAGCCGTCGGGTCAGGCCCTGCCCGATGGCGAGATCGTGCCCGACGAATGGGCCGGCCAATTGATGACGCAGGCGACGCGCTTCAAGGGCGACCGCTCGGGGGTGCGCACGCTGAAGGCCCATCTGCACAAGCTGTTGTCCGTGGCGCCCATGGAGCCACGAGACAGCGGGCTGATGGTGTTCACCCAAAACGTGGGGGTGGCCCGCAAGGTGTCGGACACATCAAGCCAGATCGAACACGAGTGGCAAGTCCGCATCCGTGGCGAAGCCGGCCTGCAAGACGATGCCGAGCGGCGGGATGCCATCATCCAGTCGCTACAAAAAACAGTGTTTTTTGATGGCTGGGCCTTGCCCAAGGCCAAAGCCAGCTGGCAGAGCGAGCTGCGCTTGCGGATGGCGATCAAGGGCGCGGTGCCCGGCCAGGTGGTCCATTTGTGCAAGCGCGCAGGTGTGCAGATTACCGGCATGGAGCGCATGCGACTGGGCCGCATTGGCCTGGCCGGGTTGCCGGTGGGCGAGTGGCGTTACTTGCTGGGATACGAGCGCTTCTGA
- a CDS encoding DsbC family protein, whose translation MNFFKSTLLALLAAVSLGALAQEPVIRKNLAARLPNLPKIDEVRKTPMPGLYEIRINNSDIFYTDAKGDFLIQGSLVDTQAKVDLTEQRVTKLSAVSFDQLPLKDAFTIVRGNGKRKLVVFEDPNCGYCKRFERDLDKITDVTVHVLLYPILGADSADKSRNIWCAKDPGKSFTDWMVKDITPAEAKCDASAVGRNVEFGKKARITGTPTLFFADGSRVPGAIPADRIEKMLSEAQP comes from the coding sequence ATGAACTTTTTCAAATCGACCCTCCTGGCCCTGCTGGCCGCCGTCTCGCTGGGCGCGCTGGCCCAAGAGCCTGTAATCCGAAAAAATCTGGCAGCTCGCTTGCCCAATCTGCCCAAGATTGACGAAGTCCGGAAAACCCCCATGCCCGGCCTCTACGAGATCCGCATCAACAACAGCGACATCTTCTACACCGACGCCAAGGGCGACTTTCTGATCCAGGGCTCCCTGGTGGACACCCAGGCCAAGGTGGACCTGACCGAGCAACGGGTGACCAAGCTGTCGGCCGTGTCTTTTGACCAGTTGCCACTCAAAGATGCGTTCACCATCGTGCGTGGCAACGGCAAACGCAAACTGGTGGTCTTTGAAGACCCCAACTGCGGCTACTGCAAGCGCTTCGAGCGTGATCTGGACAAGATCACCGACGTGACCGTCCATGTCTTGCTCTACCCCATCCTGGGCGCCGACTCGGCCGACAAGTCGCGCAATATCTGGTGCGCCAAAGACCCCGGCAAGAGCTTCACCGACTGGATGGTCAAGGACATCACGCCTGCTGAAGCCAAGTGCGATGCCTCTGCCGTGGGCCGCAATGTGGAGTTCGGCAAAAAAGCCCGGATCACGGGCACCCCCACCCTCTTCTTCGCCGATGGCTCGCGTGTTCCCGGCGCCATCCCCGCCGATCGCATCGAAAAGATGCTGAGCGAAGCCCAGCCCTGA
- a CDS encoding M61 family metallopeptidase: protein MNASTTSTTSPSSKPRKTRKPAHAALPGLHYRVEVLNANSHLFAVTLTVQQPTARQRVSLPVWIPGSYLVREFAQHLQHLRATQGGEPVALRQLDKNTWQASAQPDQPLSFTYEIYAFDASVRTAFLDSTRGFFNATSLCLRVMGQDDAPHHLEVCDTHLPANWHVATGLTPVTVDAAGFGTYLAHDYDELADCPVEMGRFWSGEFNVRGVPHRFVVGGAGGWLDGERLLADTRRICEAEINFWHGPDEQPPFQNYLFMLHASGEGYGGLEHRNSTALICQRTDLPRLMPKGDKPAALKAIDGYTTLLGLISHEYFHTWNVKRLRPAEFKRYDYDRENHTELLWLFEGFTSYYDDLFLRRAGLIDDATYLNLVTKTVNQVAQTPGQRVQSVAQASFDAWLKYYRIQENSPNATVSYYTKGALVALCLDLTLRTEGHGTLDDVMRELWRSSGGGPIREADVARALKRVGRRAFDSELQHWVHGTADLPVLALLEQAGVKVQLDKTPLAQQLGLRVSEAHGLALKNVLRGGAAEAAGMAAGDEWLGVEFAPAKRGQPAEAWRVNRLEEVNQLRGQREKLTALVSRDKRLLRCAMAWPAPAQAVKLNVGDVARLKGWLSAPR from the coding sequence ATGAACGCCAGCACCACAAGCACCACAAGCCCCTCCAGCAAGCCACGCAAGACCCGAAAACCCGCGCACGCTGCTCTCCCCGGTTTGCATTACCGGGTCGAAGTCCTCAACGCCAACAGCCATCTGTTTGCCGTCACTCTGACGGTGCAGCAGCCAACGGCTCGCCAGCGCGTGAGCCTGCCGGTGTGGATACCGGGCAGCTACCTGGTGCGTGAATTTGCACAACATTTGCAGCACCTGCGGGCCACCCAGGGCGGCGAACCCGTGGCACTGCGCCAACTCGACAAAAACACCTGGCAAGCATCGGCACAGCCCGACCAACCGCTGAGTTTCACCTACGAAATCTACGCCTTTGATGCCTCGGTGCGGACCGCATTTCTTGACAGCACGCGCGGTTTCTTCAACGCCACCAGCCTGTGCCTGCGCGTGATGGGGCAAGACGATGCACCGCACCACCTGGAAGTTTGTGACACCCACTTGCCCGCCAACTGGCACGTGGCGACCGGCCTCACACCGGTGACCGTGGATGCGGCCGGGTTTGGCACCTATCTGGCGCACGACTACGACGAGCTGGCCGATTGCCCGGTGGAAATGGGCCGTTTCTGGAGCGGCGAATTCAACGTGCGCGGCGTGCCACACCGCTTTGTGGTGGGCGGCGCCGGTGGCTGGCTGGACGGCGAACGCCTGCTCGCCGATACCCGGCGCATCTGCGAAGCCGAGATCAACTTCTGGCACGGCCCCGACGAACAGCCCCCGTTCCAGAACTACCTGTTCATGCTGCACGCCAGCGGTGAAGGCTATGGCGGGCTGGAACACCGCAACTCCACCGCCCTGATCTGCCAGCGCACCGACCTGCCCCGGTTGATGCCCAAAGGCGACAAACCCGCAGCACTCAAAGCCATTGACGGCTACACCACCCTGCTCGGTCTGATCAGCCACGAGTACTTCCACACCTGGAACGTCAAGCGCCTGCGGCCTGCCGAGTTCAAACGCTACGATTACGACCGCGAAAACCACACCGAGCTGCTGTGGCTGTTTGAAGGCTTCACCAGCTACTACGACGACCTGTTCCTGCGCCGCGCAGGGCTGATCGACGATGCCACCTACCTCAACCTGGTCACCAAGACGGTGAACCAGGTGGCCCAGACGCCCGGCCAGCGGGTGCAAAGCGTGGCGCAGGCCAGCTTTGATGCCTGGCTGAAGTACTACCGCATCCAGGAAAACTCCCCCAACGCCACGGTGAGCTACTACACCAAGGGCGCGCTGGTGGCCCTGTGCCTGGACCTCACACTCCGCACGGAGGGACACGGCACGCTGGACGACGTCATGCGCGAGCTCTGGCGCTCCAGCGGCGGTGGGCCCATCCGCGAAGCCGACGTGGCACGCGCGCTCAAACGCGTGGGCCGACGCGCTTTCGACAGCGAATTGCAACACTGGGTGCATGGCACCGCCGATCTGCCTGTGCTGGCTCTGCTGGAACAGGCCGGCGTCAAGGTACAACTCGACAAAACACCGCTGGCGCAGCAGCTCGGTCTGCGCGTGTCCGAAGCCCATGGCCTGGCGCTGAAAAACGTGTTGCGCGGTGGCGCAGCCGAGGCGGCCGGCATGGCAGCGGGCGACGAATGGCTGGGCGTGGAGTTTGCGCCAGCCAAGCGCGGTCAGCCAGCCGAAGCCTGGCGCGTCAACCGGCTGGAAGAAGTGAACCAGTTGCGCGGACAACGAGAGAAACTCACCGCACTCGTGTCGCGCGACAAACGGCTGCTGCGCTGTGCCATGGCCTGGCCTGCCCCTGCCCAGGCAGTGAAACTCAACGTGGGTGACGTCGCCCGTCTCAAAGGGTGGTTGAGCGCCCCTCGGTGA
- a CDS encoding FAD-dependent monooxygenase — protein MTQTRAAPSSSRRFDVAVRGGGIVGQTLALLLARERLKVALVAPPRATGKVDVRAYALNAASRTLLQTVRAWPENQGTAGLHDPGAPAATPVITPVTTMDVWGDSGGRVQFNADRTAEKALTWIVDVPALEQRLAHAVHFQSGIEVLDEAPQKATLTVICEGKRSATRDELGLAFDVRPYPHKALAARLTCALPHGGAARQWFQSGEIMALLPLDGADGHRVALVWSMAHERADCLIAGAPEALALAVQERCGQVLGDMNLDGGPQAWPLELSRAQRWITHTAQGGVALAGDAAHAMHPLAGQGLNVGLADVAELTRVIHEREYWRELGDPKLLRRYERARQAEVGAMGWVTDGLFGLFAQPDGRIQTLRNWGMTGFDRLAPLKHWLTRQAMGTIG, from the coding sequence ATGACACAAACCCGCGCAGCCCCCTCTTCGTCCCGACGCTTTGACGTGGCCGTGCGTGGCGGCGGCATCGTGGGCCAGACCCTGGCCTTGCTGCTCGCCCGCGAACGGCTCAAGGTGGCGCTGGTCGCCCCGCCCCGGGCAACAGGGAAAGTTGACGTGCGGGCCTATGCGCTCAATGCCGCTTCACGCACCCTGCTGCAGACGGTGCGAGCCTGGCCAGAAAACCAGGGCACAGCCGGCCTGCATGACCCCGGCGCCCCGGCTGCCACCCCAGTGATCACACCGGTGACAACCATGGACGTCTGGGGCGACAGCGGTGGGCGGGTCCAGTTCAACGCCGATCGCACGGCGGAGAAGGCCCTCACCTGGATCGTGGACGTGCCGGCGCTGGAGCAACGGCTGGCCCATGCCGTGCACTTCCAAAGCGGCATCGAGGTGCTGGATGAGGCCCCGCAAAAGGCAACGCTGACCGTCATCTGTGAAGGCAAGCGCAGCGCCACCCGCGACGAACTCGGCCTGGCATTTGATGTGCGGCCCTATCCCCACAAGGCCCTGGCCGCCCGGCTGACCTGTGCCTTGCCGCATGGCGGCGCGGCGCGCCAATGGTTCCAGTCTGGCGAAATCATGGCCCTGCTGCCCTTGGACGGCGCAGACGGGCACCGGGTGGCCCTGGTGTGGTCGATGGCGCATGAGCGCGCCGACTGCCTGATAGCGGGTGCACCAGAGGCCCTGGCCTTGGCCGTGCAGGAACGCTGCGGCCAGGTGTTGGGCGACATGAACCTCGATGGCGGGCCCCAGGCCTGGCCTCTGGAGCTGTCGCGCGCCCAACGCTGGATCACCCACACCGCTCAGGGCGGCGTGGCGCTGGCGGGCGACGCCGCACACGCCATGCACCCCTTGGCCGGGCAGGGATTGAATGTGGGTCTGGCCGATGTGGCCGAGCTCACCCGCGTCATTCACGAGCGCGAATACTGGCGCGAGCTCGGGGACCCCAAGCTGCTGCGCCGCTACGAGCGCGCGCGGCAGGCAGAGGTGGGTGCCATGGGCTGGGTCACCGATGGCCTCTTTGGCCTGTTCGCACAGCCCGATGGTCGTATCCAGACCCTGCGCAACTGGGGCATGACGGGTTTCGACCGGCTCGCACCGCTCAAACATTGGCTCACACGCCAGGCCATGGGAACCATCGGCTGA
- a CDS encoding DUF3429 domain-containing protein — protein sequence MSLPLPLDAEDPRDTALVRTLGHAGLIPFVLLAALVWLVNAELQSWVAMALVAYAALIASFLGGIHWGIGWLASQRDQQAQRIPRALHAQRRHFLWGIVPSLLAWPGVLMPPFAGLAWLGFVLILCYLADRSLYVRAGLQAWLTLRFRLSSVAALSCFIGAGAL from the coding sequence ATGAGCCTGCCCCTTCCCCTGGATGCTGAAGATCCACGCGACACCGCCCTGGTTCGCACCCTGGGTCACGCTGGCCTGATCCCGTTTGTCTTGCTGGCAGCCCTGGTTTGGCTGGTGAACGCCGAGTTGCAAAGCTGGGTGGCCATGGCGCTGGTGGCGTATGCCGCCCTCATCGCGTCGTTTCTCGGTGGCATCCACTGGGGCATTGGCTGGCTGGCCAGCCAGCGCGACCAGCAGGCCCAGCGGATCCCAAGAGCCTTGCACGCACAACGCCGGCATTTTCTCTGGGGCATCGTGCCGTCTTTGCTGGCCTGGCCAGGGGTGCTGATGCCGCCCTTTGCCGGCCTGGCCTGGCTGGGCTTTGTGCTGATCCTGTGTTACCTCGCCGACCGCAGCCTGTATGTGCGCGCCGGACTGCAGGCGTGGCTGACGCTGCGTTTTCGCCTCTCTTCGGTGGCGGCCTTGAGCTGTTTCATCGGTGCAGGGGCTCTCTGA
- a CDS encoding MOSC N-terminal beta barrel domain-containing protein has translation MNKRSEPSTPADVQATIAQLWVYPVKSCAGLSLQAAELTRTGLLYDRAWMVVDSNGDFVTQRELPRMALIQPAFKMDELVLRAPGMLAFHLALSAVEAPTQVRVWDDELAAFDMGDLAAQWFSDFLGPDAPEALKRLRLARFDPAVRRLCSAKWTGGREAVTQFADGFGVLVTSTASLDELNGRLAQSGLAPVGMDRFRPNVVLGGVEPHDEDRFGPWRVEADGGEAWFDNVKPCARCPIPNIDPVTALSSPAVGDTLQTYRQDRRLDGAVTFGMNAIPLQGDGVVLRVGQRVAADWRF, from the coding sequence ATGAACAAACGCTCTGAACCTTCGACACCTGCAGATGTGCAGGCCACCATCGCGCAACTCTGGGTCTATCCAGTGAAATCCTGTGCAGGCCTTTCACTGCAAGCCGCGGAGCTGACCCGTACCGGGCTGCTGTACGACCGCGCCTGGATGGTGGTGGACAGCAACGGCGACTTCGTGACCCAGCGGGAGCTCCCCCGCATGGCGCTGATTCAGCCGGCCTTCAAGATGGACGAACTGGTGTTGCGCGCGCCGGGCATGCTGGCCTTTCACCTGGCGCTGAGTGCGGTCGAGGCGCCGACCCAGGTCCGGGTGTGGGACGACGAGCTGGCGGCTTTTGACATGGGTGATCTCGCGGCACAGTGGTTCAGCGACTTCCTGGGGCCAGACGCACCGGAGGCGCTGAAGCGCTTGCGCCTGGCCCGCTTTGATCCAGCGGTGCGGCGCCTGTGCAGCGCGAAATGGACCGGCGGACGCGAGGCCGTGACGCAGTTTGCCGATGGCTTTGGTGTGCTGGTGACCAGCACCGCTTCGCTGGATGAGCTCAATGGCCGCCTCGCGCAAAGCGGGTTGGCCCCCGTGGGTATGGACCGGTTCCGGCCCAATGTGGTACTGGGGGGCGTGGAGCCCCACGACGAAGACCGCTTCGGCCCTTGGCGGGTCGAGGCCGATGGAGGTGAGGCCTGGTTTGACAATGTGAAGCCCTGCGCCCGCTGTCCCATTCCCAATATCGACCCGGTGACGGCTTTGTCCAGTCCAGCGGTGGGCGACACCTTGCAAACCTACCGACAAGACCGCCGCCTCGATGGCGCGGTGACGTTTGGCATGAATGCCATTCCGCTGCAGGGCGATGGCGTGGTGTTGCGTGTGGGTCAGCGGGTTGCTGCCGATTGGCGCTTTTGA
- the ychF gene encoding redox-regulated ATPase YchF, protein MSLQCGIVGLPNVGKSTLFNALTKAGIAAENYPFCTIEPNTGVVEVPDPRLAQLAQVVEPERVVPAIVEFVDIAGLVAGASTGEGLGNKFLAHIRETDAIVNVVRCFEDDNVIHVANKVDPIADIEVIQTELCLADLAAVEKALHRVSKTARSGDKESIKQVAILERCLAALNDTQPVRTIDFSKDEQVQLKQFFLITAKPAMFVANVSEDGFENNPMLDRLKAFADKQNAPVVAICAKIEAELSEMDDADRLDFLKELGQDEPGLNRLTRAAYTLLGLQTYFTAGVKEVRAWTIHVGDTGPQAAGAIHTDFEKGYIRAQTIGFDDFIAFKGEQGAKDAGKMRAEGKDYVVKDGDVMNFLFSS, encoded by the coding sequence ATGAGCCTCCAATGCGGCATCGTGGGCCTGCCCAACGTCGGCAAGTCCACCCTTTTTAACGCGCTGACCAAGGCTGGCATCGCGGCTGAAAACTACCCCTTCTGCACCATCGAGCCCAATACCGGCGTGGTGGAAGTGCCCGATCCGCGCTTGGCGCAGCTGGCCCAGGTGGTGGAGCCCGAGCGCGTGGTTCCGGCCATTGTGGAGTTTGTGGACATCGCCGGTCTGGTGGCCGGGGCGAGCACGGGCGAAGGCTTGGGCAACAAGTTTTTGGCCCACATCCGCGAGACCGACGCCATCGTGAACGTGGTTCGCTGCTTTGAAGACGACAACGTGATCCACGTGGCCAACAAGGTGGACCCGATTGCCGATATTGAGGTGATCCAGACCGAACTGTGCCTGGCCGATCTGGCCGCCGTTGAGAAAGCCTTGCACCGCGTGAGCAAGACAGCCCGTTCCGGCGACAAGGAATCCATCAAGCAGGTGGCAATCCTGGAGAGGTGCCTCGCTGCGCTCAACGATACCCAGCCGGTGCGCACCATCGATTTCAGCAAGGATGAACAGGTCCAGCTCAAGCAATTTTTTCTGATCACCGCCAAGCCGGCGATGTTCGTGGCCAATGTCTCGGAAGACGGCTTCGAGAACAATCCCATGCTGGACCGCCTGAAGGCTTTTGCCGACAAGCAAAACGCCCCCGTGGTGGCCATTTGCGCCAAGATCGAAGCCGAGCTGTCCGAGATGGACGATGCCGACCGCCTGGATTTCCTGAAAGAACTGGGCCAGGACGAACCCGGCCTGAACCGCTTGACCCGCGCCGCTTATACCCTGCTGGGTCTGCAGACCTATTTCACCGCAGGCGTGAAAGAAGTGCGCGCGTGGACGATTCACGTCGGCGACACCGGCCCCCAGGCGGCTGGCGCGATCCACACCGATTTTGAGAAGGGTTACATCCGAGCCCAGACCATTGGTTTTGATGATTTCATCGCGTTCAAGGGTGAGCAGGGCGCCAAAGATGCGGGCAAGATGCGCGCCGAAGGCAAGGACTACGTCGTCAAGGATGGCGACGTGATGAACTTCCTTTTCTCGTCCTGA